Proteins found in one Cetobacterium ceti genomic segment:
- the topA gene encoding type I DNA topoisomerase has product MAKKNLVIVESPAKAKTIEKILGKNFHVTASFGHVRDLPKSKLGVDIDNNFKPSYMTIRGKGDVIKTLKDLAKKSDKVYLASDPDREGEAIAWHICNVLKLDEKDSNRIEFNEITNIAIREAIKNPRAIDINKVDAQQARRVLDRLVGYEISPLLWKSISSNTSAGRVQSVALKLICDLEDVIQNFEPIKYWDIKGKFIGNFNLNLYKIKGEKFERVTDYKIVEDILLTEKSDFKIIKSKVSKKSKNPPLPLKTSTLQQLASSYLGFPASKTMRVAQGLYEGLDIKGSHKGLITYMRTDSTRISEDAKNMAKSYIEENYGKEYVGENKESKSKGKIQDAHEGIRPTEAILTPKELKEYLDGDQYKLYKLIWERFIISQLAPMKYEQFELICEKNGYEFRGTLNKIVFDGYYILFKDEEELPLGDFPDLKEGDNLFLEKLTIKEDYTKAPSRLTESSLVKKLEQEGIGRPSTYASIIDTLKKREYVELQGKSFVPTELGYEIKEILQENFADIMNVKFTADLENNLDEVEEGNKNWVEIIRRFYNKLAIDVDKYKEKVEEESNRIILSDVPCPCGKGFMRLKNGRFGRYLICEDEDECKEKISLKGINIPLEDIKKGYVKVKDEVEQQLKMKKGRETDLTIDDKGKVKLLLKYGRFGSYLESENFAEDNIRISLPSEIRKMLATNEIEEVNGVVLLKEEMDKIKKEEEEILSKAGVCEKCGKPFEIKRGRWGKFLACTGYPECKNIKKLGK; this is encoded by the coding sequence TTGGCAAAGAAAAACTTGGTTATAGTGGAATCCCCTGCTAAGGCCAAAACTATTGAAAAAATATTGGGAAAGAATTTCCATGTAACAGCTTCATTTGGACATGTGAGAGATTTACCTAAGAGCAAATTAGGTGTTGACATAGATAATAATTTTAAACCTTCTTATATGACAATAAGAGGGAAGGGTGATGTAATAAAAACTTTAAAAGATTTAGCTAAAAAATCAGATAAAGTTTATTTAGCTTCTGACCCAGATAGGGAAGGAGAAGCTATCGCTTGGCATATTTGTAATGTGCTTAAGCTTGATGAAAAGGATAGCAATAGAATTGAATTTAATGAGATTACAAATATAGCTATTAGAGAAGCTATAAAAAATCCTAGAGCCATTGATATTAATAAGGTAGATGCTCAGCAAGCAAGAAGGGTATTAGATAGACTTGTGGGATATGAAATATCTCCTCTTCTATGGAAAAGCATCTCTTCAAATACAAGTGCTGGAAGAGTTCAATCAGTTGCTTTAAAATTAATATGTGATTTAGAAGATGTGATTCAAAACTTTGAGCCAATTAAATATTGGGATATAAAGGGGAAATTTATAGGGAACTTTAATTTAAACTTATATAAAATTAAAGGGGAAAAATTTGAAAGGGTCACAGACTATAAAATTGTAGAAGATATTTTATTAACTGAAAAATCAGATTTTAAAATTATAAAATCTAAGGTTTCTAAAAAAAGTAAAAATCCTCCACTACCATTAAAGACAAGTACATTACAACAGTTAGCATCGTCATATTTAGGATTCCCTGCATCAAAAACTATGAGAGTAGCCCAAGGACTTTATGAAGGACTAGATATAAAGGGATCTCATAAGGGTCTTATTACTTATATGAGAACAGATTCCACAAGAATATCTGAAGATGCGAAAAATATGGCTAAATCTTATATAGAAGAAAATTATGGGAAAGAATATGTAGGAGAAAATAAAGAGAGTAAATCTAAGGGGAAAATTCAAGATGCCCATGAAGGAATAAGACCAACAGAGGCTATTTTAACTCCAAAGGAATTAAAAGAATACTTAGATGGAGATCAATATAAATTATATAAATTAATATGGGAAAGATTTATAATTTCCCAATTAGCACCTATGAAGTATGAGCAGTTTGAACTTATTTGCGAGAAAAATGGTTATGAATTTAGAGGTACTTTAAATAAAATAGTTTTTGATGGATACTATATATTGTTTAAAGATGAAGAAGAATTACCTTTAGGAGATTTCCCAGACTTAAAAGAGGGAGATAATCTATTCCTTGAAAAACTTACAATAAAAGAAGATTACACAAAGGCTCCTAGTAGACTAACAGAATCTTCACTAGTAAAAAAATTAGAGCAAGAGGGAATAGGAAGACCATCTACCTATGCTTCAATAATAGATACCTTAAAGAAAAGAGAATATGTAGAACTACAAGGAAAAAGTTTTGTTCCAACAGAGCTTGGATATGAAATAAAAGAGATTCTTCAAGAAAATTTTGCAGATATTATGAATGTTAAATTTACTGCAGATTTAGAAAATAATTTAGATGAAGTTGAAGAGGGAAATAAAAACTGGGTAGAGATTATTAGAAGATTTTATAATAAATTAGCCATAGATGTTGATAAATATAAGGAAAAAGTAGAAGAAGAAAGTAATAGAATTATTTTATCCGATGTTCCATGTCCTTGTGGAAAAGGATTTATGAGATTGAAAAATGGAAGATTTGGAAGATATTTAATTTGTGAAGATGAGGATGAATGTAAAGAGAAAATATCCTTAAAAGGGATTAATATACCTTTAGAAGATATAAAAAAAGGGTATGTTAAGGTAAAAGATGAAGTAGAACAACAATTAAAAATGAAAAAGGGAAGAGAAACAGATTTAACTATAGATGATAAAGGTAAGGTAAAACTTCTTTTAAAATATGGAAGATTTGGAAGTTATTTAGAAAGTGAAAATTTTGCTGAGGATAATATAAGAATTTCTTTACCTTCTGAAATAAGAAAAATGTTAGCTACTAATGAGATTGAGGAAGTTAATGGTGTTGTTTTATTAAAAGAGGAAATGGATAAAATAAAAAAAGAAGAAGAAGAAATATTATCAAAGGCTGGTGTCTGTGAGAAATGTGGAAAACCCTTCGAAATAAAAAGAGGACGTTGGGGGAAATTTTTAGCATGTACAGGATACCCAGAATGTAAAAATATAAAGAAGCTCGGAAAATAA
- the trmFO gene encoding methylenetetrahydrofolate--tRNA-(uracil(54)-C(5))-methyltransferase (FADH(2)-oxidizing) TrmFO encodes MKKEVIVIGAGLAGSEAAYQLAEKGIKVKLYEMRPKVSTEAHKTEKFGELVCSNSLGGDHLGNASGLMKEELRMMNSLLVKIADETKVPAGQALAVDREGFSNRITETLENHENIEIIREELTEIPKDQIVLIASGPLTSEKLSNEIMKITDSEYLYFYDAAAPIVTLESLDMEKVYFQSRYNKGEGEYINCPMNKEEYETFFEALINGERAPLKKFEEEKLFEACMPVERIAQRGFKTLLFGPLKPKGLVNPRTEREDYAVVQLRQDDKDGKLYNLVGFQTNLKWGEQKRIFSMIPGLENAEFVRYGVMHRNTFINSTKLLTPALNLKNNKNIYFAGQITGGEGYVCAMATGMMAATNIARSLDGKEPIILDDRSSIGAIIKYITEEKKNFQPMGANFGVIRSLEERIKDKKLKYNKVSEIALSYLKEELEKANF; translated from the coding sequence ATGAAAAAAGAAGTAATAGTAATAGGAGCAGGATTAGCAGGTTCAGAGGCTGCTTATCAGTTAGCTGAAAAAGGAATTAAAGTAAAATTATATGAAATGAGACCTAAGGTAAGTACAGAAGCTCATAAAACTGAAAAATTTGGAGAGCTAGTATGTAGTAACTCATTAGGAGGAGATCATTTAGGGAATGCTTCAGGATTAATGAAGGAAGAACTAAGAATGATGAATTCTCTTTTAGTAAAAATTGCAGATGAAACAAAAGTTCCAGCAGGACAAGCATTAGCAGTGGATAGAGAAGGGTTTTCAAATAGAATTACAGAAACTTTAGAAAATCATGAAAATATAGAGATAATAAGAGAGGAATTAACAGAAATTCCAAAGGATCAGATAGTTTTAATTGCCAGTGGGCCATTAACATCTGAAAAATTATCAAATGAAATTATGAAAATAACAGATTCAGAATATTTATATTTTTATGATGCGGCAGCTCCCATTGTAACTTTAGAATCTTTAGATATGGAAAAAGTATATTTTCAATCTCGTTATAATAAAGGTGAGGGAGAGTATATAAACTGTCCTATGAATAAAGAGGAGTATGAAACTTTCTTTGAGGCTCTTATAAATGGAGAGAGAGCTCCTTTAAAGAAGTTTGAAGAGGAAAAGTTATTTGAAGCTTGTATGCCAGTAGAAAGAATAGCTCAAAGAGGATTTAAAACTTTATTATTTGGGCCATTAAAACCAAAGGGATTAGTTAACCCAAGAACTGAAAGAGAAGACTATGCAGTTGTTCAGTTAAGACAAGATGATAAGGATGGAAAACTATATAATTTAGTAGGATTCCAAACAAATTTAAAATGGGGAGAACAAAAAAGAATATTTTCTATGATTCCAGGATTAGAAAATGCAGAATTTGTAAGATATGGAGTAATGCATAGAAATACTTTTATAAACTCAACTAAACTTTTAACACCAGCTTTAAATTTAAAAAATAATAAAAATATATATTTTGCAGGACAAATAACAGGTGGAGAAGGTTATGTATGTGCTATGGCAACGGGAATGATGGCAGCTACAAACATAGCTAGAAGTCTAGATGGAAAAGAGCCAATAATATTAGATGATAGAAGTTCAATAGGAGCGATTATAAAATATATAACAGAAGAAAAGAAAAACTTCCAACCTATGGGAGCTAATTTTGGAGTTATAAGATCTTTAGAAGAAAGAATTAAAGATAAAAAATTAAAATATAATAAAGTTTCAGAAATAGCCTTAAGTTATTTAAAAGAGGAATTGGAAAAAGCAAATTTTTAA
- the uvrB gene encoding excinuclease ABC subunit UvrB, producing the protein MFKLVSKYKPTGDQPQAIEKIVENLKNNIKDQSLLGVTGSGKTFTVANVIAKSNRPALILAPNKTLAAQLYSEYKSFFPENAVEYFVSYYDYYQPEAYIPSTDTYIEKDSSINDEIDKLRNSATAALINRKDVIIVASVSAIYGLGDPDIYKKMMISIDRKTGYNRKKLLEKLVELRYERNDINFERGKFRVKGDTIDIYPSYMENGYRLEYWGDDLEEISEINTLTGQKIRKNIERLGIAPATHYVTDPEKLEKIIDDIKKDLKIEVENFEKEGRILEAQRLKQRTEYDLEMIREVGYCKGIENYSRYLSGKNPGDTPSTLMDYFPENFVVYIDESHIGVSQIRGMYNGDRSRKTTLVENGFRLKSALDNRPLTFDEFRKKCKQTIFISATPGDFEIEKSKGNLIEQVIRPTGVVDPRITVKSTKNQVDDLLGEIREISEKKERVLVTTLTKKMAEELTEYYSSLGVKVRYMHSDIDTLERIEIIRGLRKGEFDVLVGINLLREGLDIPEVSLVAILEADKEGFLRSRRSLIQTIGRAARNVNGRVILYGDVITDSMKNAMEETDRRREKQILYNIENGITPKSSFREVSEDVLNLDYEIPEELLNEKKVYRNKKDIERDIEILLVEIKKLSEELDFEKAIEKREEMKKLKMLLLEF; encoded by the coding sequence ATGTTTAAATTAGTTTCAAAATATAAACCTACAGGGGATCAACCCCAGGCAATAGAAAAAATTGTAGAAAATTTAAAAAATAATATTAAAGATCAAAGTTTATTAGGAGTAACAGGATCAGGAAAAACTTTTACAGTTGCCAATGTAATAGCAAAAAGTAATAGACCTGCTCTTATATTAGCTCCTAATAAAACATTGGCTGCACAATTATATTCAGAGTATAAAAGTTTTTTCCCTGAAAATGCAGTGGAATATTTTGTATCTTATTATGATTATTATCAGCCAGAAGCCTATATACCAAGTACAGATACATATATAGAAAAAGATTCATCTATAAATGATGAAATTGATAAATTAAGAAATAGTGCCACTGCTGCATTAATAAATAGAAAAGATGTTATTATTGTGGCATCAGTATCAGCAATTTATGGGTTAGGAGACCCTGATATTTATAAAAAGATGATGATATCTATAGATAGAAAAACGGGGTATAATAGGAAAAAACTTTTAGAAAAATTAGTGGAATTACGTTATGAAAGAAATGATATAAATTTTGAAAGAGGTAAATTTAGAGTTAAGGGAGATACGATTGATATATATCCATCTTACATGGAAAATGGATATAGACTAGAATATTGGGGAGATGATTTAGAAGAGATTTCAGAAATTAATACTTTGACTGGGCAAAAAATTAGAAAAAATATAGAAAGATTAGGGATAGCTCCTGCAACTCACTATGTTACAGATCCAGAAAAATTAGAAAAAATAATAGATGATATAAAAAAAGATTTAAAAATAGAAGTTGAAAATTTTGAAAAAGAGGGAAGAATTTTAGAAGCTCAAAGGTTAAAGCAAAGAACAGAGTATGATTTAGAAATGATAAGAGAAGTAGGGTATTGTAAAGGAATAGAAAATTATTCAAGATATTTAAGTGGAAAAAATCCAGGAGATACACCGAGTACCTTAATGGATTATTTCCCAGAAAATTTTGTAGTATATATTGATGAATCCCATATAGGAGTTTCTCAAATTAGAGGAATGTATAATGGCGATAGATCAAGGAAAACAACCTTAGTGGAAAATGGATTTAGATTAAAATCGGCATTAGATAATAGACCACTTACCTTTGATGAATTTAGAAAAAAATGTAAACAAACTATTTTTATCTCTGCAACACCTGGAGATTTTGAAATAGAGAAATCAAAGGGAAATTTAATTGAACAAGTTATTAGACCAACAGGAGTAGTTGATCCAAGAATAACTGTTAAAAGTACAAAGAATCAGGTGGATGATTTACTAGGAGAAATAAGGGAAATTAGTGAGAAAAAAGAAAGGGTTCTAGTTACTACTTTAACTAAAAAAATGGCAGAAGAGTTAACAGAGTATTACAGTTCTTTAGGAGTTAAAGTTAGATATATGCATTCAGATATTGATACTTTAGAAAGAATAGAAATAATAAGGGGATTAAGAAAGGGAGAATTTGATGTTTTAGTTGGTATAAACCTTTTAAGAGAGGGATTAGATATACCAGAAGTATCCCTTGTGGCAATATTAGAAGCTGATAAAGAAGGATTTTTAAGAAGTAGACGTTCTCTTATACAAACAATTGGAAGAGCAGCTAGAAATGTAAATGGTAGAGTTATATTATATGGTGATGTTATAACAGACTCTATGAAAAATGCTATGGAAGAAACAGATAGAAGAAGAGAAAAACAAATATTATATAATATTGAAAATGGTATAACACCAAAAAGTAGTTTTAGAGAAGTTTCAGAAGATGTTTTAAATTTAGATTATGAAATACCTGAAGAACTTTTAAATGAAAAGAAAGTTTATAGAAACAAAAAAGATATAGAAAGAGATATTGAGATTTTATTAGTAGAAATAAAAAAACTTTCAGAGGAATTAGATTTTGAAAAAGCAATTGAAAAAAGAGAAGAAATGAAAAAATTAAAAATGTTACTATTAGAGTTTTAA
- a CDS encoding tRNA1(Val) (adenine(37)-N6)-methyltransferase: MILENEDIAHLNENNKLIQKKDGFRFGTDAVLLSDFFQGKKSGKALEIGTGNGIISILLMIKEKLEKIDSVEIQEEVAKLAKRNVNLNKFEDRINVICEDIKNIKVGNTYDYIISNPPYMTLDGKPHNEHDTRTIARHEITLNLKELIEKSKKLLKPRGEIFLVHRAYRFTEIARILEDNGFSLKRVQFVYYNKNKQSNLVLVEASKGRKNILGIEPPLILNEE; this comes from the coding sequence ATGATTTTAGAAAATGAAGATATCGCCCATTTAAATGAAAATAATAAACTTATTCAAAAAAAAGATGGGTTTAGGTTTGGAACAGATGCAGTTTTATTAAGTGATTTTTTCCAAGGGAAAAAGAGTGGAAAAGCTTTAGAAATAGGAACAGGAAATGGAATTATATCAATTCTTCTTATGATAAAGGAAAAACTTGAAAAAATTGATTCTGTAGAGATTCAAGAAGAAGTTGCAAAACTTGCAAAAAGAAATGTAAACTTAAATAAATTTGAAGATAGAATAAATGTCATATGTGAGGATATAAAAAATATAAAGGTAGGGAATACTTATGATTATATAATATCTAATCCACCATATATGACTTTAGATGGAAAACCACATAATGAACATGATACAAGAACCATAGCTAGACATGAAATAACTTTAAATTTAAAGGAATTAATAGAAAAAAGTAAGAAACTATTAAAACCTAGAGGAGAGATATTTTTAGTTCATAGAGCCTATAGATTTACTGAAATAGCTAGAATTTTAGAAGATAATGGGTTTTCTTTAAAAAGAGTTCAATTTGTTTATTATAATAAAAATAAGCAATCAAATTTAGTTTTAGTAGAAGCTAGTAAGGGAAGGAAAAATATTCTAGGAATAGAACCCCCTCTTATATTAAATGAAGAATAA
- the radC gene encoding RadC family protein, with protein sequence MDKELVKGHRNRLRERYLQGGYTAFQDYEILEILLGICIPRKDTKPMAKELLKRFKTVEGVLKGELEELMEFQGISRTIGINLKFLGDLSKYNFKNNYLKSDVTTFDGKRDLIGYLKNEIGFGNSEEFMAIFLNSANELIKSETLFKGTIDRSAIYPRKILEKALEYNARSVIFAHNHPSGKITPSKKDIELTKEMENILRVVDVKLLDHIIITKESYLSFLEEGFIDYY encoded by the coding sequence ATGGATAAGGAACTGGTAAAGGGACACAGAAATCGTTTGAGAGAGAGATATCTTCAAGGGGGATACACTGCTTTTCAAGATTATGAAATTTTAGAGATACTTCTTGGAATATGTATTCCAAGAAAGGATACTAAACCTATGGCAAAGGAACTTTTAAAAAGATTTAAAACAGTAGAAGGAGTTTTAAAGGGTGAACTTGAAGAACTTATGGAATTTCAAGGGATATCAAGAACCATTGGAATTAATTTAAAATTTCTAGGAGACTTATCCAAATATAATTTTAAAAATAACTATTTAAAATCTGATGTTACAACTTTTGATGGAAAAAGAGATTTAATAGGATATTTAAAAAATGAAATAGGTTTTGGAAATAGTGAGGAGTTTATGGCAATTTTTTTAAATTCTGCCAATGAGCTTATTAAAAGTGAAACCCTATTTAAGGGAACAATTGATAGAAGTGCAATATATCCAAGAAAAATTTTAGAAAAGGCTTTAGAGTATAATGCTAGGTCGGTAATTTTTGCACATAATCATCCATCTGGGAAAATAACACCTTCTAAAAAAGATATTGAACTTACTAAGGAAATGGAAAATATTTTAAGAGTAGTGGATGTGAAATTATTGGATCATATTATAATAACAAAGGAATCCTATTTAAGCTTTTTAGAAGAGGGATTTATAGATTACTATTAG
- the dprA gene encoding DNA-processing protein DprA has protein sequence MKNSKIRKAMNLLDTYESLLKLEKNILIKELNYDSNDIELIRKSSEIKEYKKDLELRNIEVINLNDKEYPEELKNISLPPLFLYYMGNISLLKERKIAVVGSRRGTKYGKNFIENLAKTFSENNIVTISGFAQGIDINIHREMLRNNGKTIAIMPCGLDRIYPTEHLKEWKEIIKKGLIISEYSIGIPPYPGNFPLRNRLIGGLGKGVVIVESGERGGSLITAELALEEGRDVYALPGDITSPFSIGCNNLIKNNRAKLITCGIDILEEYQWNIKEKEKTFSIINNEENIVYQQLTTGMTIDELILCTNFDGKKLIGILSELELKNMVIALSGGRYKRKV, from the coding sequence ATGAAAAATAGTAAAATTAGAAAAGCTATGAATTTATTAGATACATATGAGAGTCTACTTAAATTAGAAAAAAATATACTAATAAAAGAATTAAATTATGATAGTAATGATATTGAATTAATAAGGAAATCTAGTGAAATTAAAGAGTATAAAAAAGACCTAGAGTTACGAAATATTGAGGTTATTAATTTAAATGATAAGGAATATCCAGAAGAACTTAAAAATATAAGTTTACCTCCATTATTTTTATATTATATGGGGAATATTTCTTTACTAAAAGAGAGAAAAATAGCTGTAGTTGGAAGTCGACGTGGGACCAAGTATGGGAAAAATTTTATTGAAAATTTAGCAAAAACTTTTTCTGAGAATAATATTGTTACAATAAGTGGTTTTGCTCAAGGAATAGATATAAATATTCACAGGGAGATGCTAAGAAATAATGGGAAAACAATAGCTATTATGCCCTGTGGATTAGATAGAATTTATCCAACAGAACATCTTAAAGAATGGAAAGAAATTATAAAAAAAGGATTAATAATAAGTGAATATTCTATAGGAATACCACCCTATCCAGGAAATTTTCCATTAAGAAATAGATTAATCGGAGGACTTGGAAAAGGAGTTGTTATTGTTGAAAGTGGAGAAAGAGGTGGAAGCCTTATAACTGCAGAATTAGCTTTAGAGGAAGGTAGAGATGTATATGCTCTTCCAGGAGATATAACAAGTCCATTTTCTATAGGATGCAATAATTTAATAAAAAATAATAGAGCAAAATTAATAACTTGTGGAATTGATATTTTAGAAGAGTATCAATGGAATATAAAAGAAAAAGAAAAAACTTTTAGTATCATAAATAATGAAGAAAATATAGTTTATCAACAATTGACCACAGGAATGACAATTGATGAATTAATTTTATGCACAAATTTTGATGGTAAAAAATTGATTGGAATACTTAGTGAATTAGAGCTGAAAAACATGGTGATAGCTTTATCAGGTGGACGATATAAAAGAAAAGTTTAA
- a CDS encoding PSP1 domain-containing protein, whose translation MEENKVNNIEEKIEEIVEVDTVEEIQEEKEYKVLGVMFEVTRKRYYFEVVDEETYKKGDKVIVDTVRGKELGVVYGEPMILPERVLVLPLKPVLKKADEEEIAKYNELKEESAKANKVCKERIAHHKLPMKLVGTEYTFDKTKLIFYFTAEGRIDFRDLVKDLANIFKLRIELRQIGVRDEARILGHIGICGKELCCRTFINKFDSVSIKMARDQGLVINPTKISGVCGRLLCCINYEYYQYEEALRAYPAVNQSVRTPKGEGKVASISPLNGYLYVDVENKGIMRVDIEDIKFNRREAKKLQNVLSAEELLVHKELEKE comes from the coding sequence ATGGAAGAGAATAAAGTAAATAATATAGAAGAAAAAATTGAAGAAATAGTAGAAGTTGATACAGTAGAAGAGATTCAAGAGGAAAAAGAATATAAAGTTTTAGGTGTAATGTTTGAAGTAACTAGAAAAAGATATTACTTTGAAGTTGTAGATGAGGAAACTTATAAAAAAGGGGATAAGGTAATAGTTGATACGGTTAGAGGTAAAGAATTAGGAGTTGTTTATGGTGAACCTATGATTTTACCTGAGAGAGTATTGGTATTACCACTAAAACCTGTTCTTAAAAAAGCTGATGAGGAAGAGATTGCAAAATATAATGAACTAAAAGAGGAATCGGCTAAGGCAAATAAAGTGTGTAAAGAAAGAATAGCTCATCATAAACTTCCTATGAAATTAGTAGGAACAGAATATACATTTGATAAAACTAAACTTATATTTTATTTCACTGCTGAGGGAAGAATAGATTTTAGAGATTTAGTTAAGGATTTAGCAAATATATTTAAATTAAGAATAGAGTTAAGACAGATTGGTGTAAGAGATGAAGCTAGAATTTTAGGACATATAGGTATTTGTGGAAAGGAACTTTGTTGTAGAACATTTATTAATAAATTTGATTCAGTTTCTATAAAAATGGCAAGGGACCAAGGATTAGTTATAAATCCTACAAAAATATCTGGAGTATGCGGAAGATTACTTTGTTGTATTAACTATGAGTATTATCAATATGAGGAAGCTTTAAGAGCTTATCCTGCAGTTAATCAATCGGTTAGAACTCCAAAGGGAGAGGGAAAAGTTGCTAGTATAAGTCCTTTAAATGGATATCTATATGTAGATGTTGAAAATAAGGGAATAATGAGAGTTGATATAGAGGATATTAAATTTAATAGAAGAGAAGCTAAGAAATTACAAAATGTATTAAGTGCAGAGGAATTATTAGTTCATAAGGAGCTTGAGAAGGAATAA
- the xseA gene encoding exodeoxyribonuclease VII large subunit: MEERIYSVTEFNSMVKEYLEESYLMKNFFLKGELSGITYYKSGHLYFTLKDKKCQIKCAAFNYKYKRISEDLKEGDSVKIFGDVGFYENRGDFQILVRHIEKEDKLGELYIELEKLKEEYSKKGYFSQLFKKKLPKYPKNIGVVTALTGAAFHDIVHTTRKRFPNINIYLYPAKVQGLGAEKEIAKGIETLDKIEELDLIIAGRGGGSIEDLWAFNKREVIESFYKCKKPIISAVGHEIDTLLSDLVADERAATPTQAAEIAIPVKGEILENLNKKRVYLEKLIEITFNNKRKDLEKRENNYIIKSYSNKILKKRDLLNEKDNRLKREILDLIKDKKHQLSLRGEKIVNMNPLKILSRGYSITYKEDKIIKETKEIKKDDIIKTYLHKGIIISKVEEIKDSE; encoded by the coding sequence ATGGAAGAGAGAATATATTCAGTAACAGAATTTAATAGTATGGTAAAAGAGTACTTAGAAGAAAGTTATCTAATGAAAAATTTCTTTTTAAAGGGAGAATTATCAGGAATAACCTATTATAAAAGTGGACACTTATATTTTACTTTGAAGGATAAAAAATGTCAGATAAAATGTGCAGCTTTTAACTATAAATATAAAAGAATTTCAGAAGATTTAAAAGAGGGAGATTCAGTTAAAATATTTGGAGATGTGGGTTTTTATGAAAATCGTGGAGATTTTCAAATTTTAGTAAGACATATAGAAAAAGAGGATAAATTAGGAGAACTTTATATTGAGTTAGAAAAACTAAAGGAGGAATATAGTAAAAAAGGATATTTTTCTCAACTGTTTAAGAAAAAATTGCCAAAGTATCCTAAAAATATAGGTGTAGTAACTGCTTTAACAGGGGCGGCTTTCCATGATATTGTCCATACAACGAGAAAAAGATTTCCAAATATAAATATATATTTATATCCTGCTAAAGTACAAGGGTTAGGAGCAGAAAAGGAAATAGCTAAGGGAATAGAAACTCTTGATAAAATAGAAGAATTAGATTTAATTATTGCAGGAAGAGGAGGGGGAAGTATTGAGGATCTTTGGGCTTTTAATAAAAGAGAAGTTATTGAAAGTTTTTATAAATGTAAAAAACCAATAATATCCGCAGTAGGTCATGAAATAGATACTTTACTAAGTGATTTAGTAGCTGATGAAAGAGCAGCTACCCCTACTCAGGCAGCAGAAATAGCAATTCCTGTAAAAGGGGAAATTTTAGAAAATTTAAATAAAAAAAGAGTATATTTAGAAAAATTAATAGAAATAACTTTCAATAATAAAAGAAAGGATTTGGAAAAAAGAGAAAATAATTATATAATAAAAAGCTATAGTAATAAAATTTTGAAAAAAAGAGATTTATTAAATGAAAAAGATAATAGATTAAAGAGAGAAATTTTAGATTTAATTAAGGATAAAAAACACCAATTGTCTTTAAGAGGAGAAAAAATAGTTAATATGAATCCTTTAAAGATATTAAGTAGAGGATATTCTATAACATATAAAGAGGATAAGATCATTAAAGAAACTAAAGAAATAAAAAAAGATGATATAATAAAGACATATTTACATAAGGGAATAATAATAAGTAAAGTAGAGGAGATTAAAGATAGTGAATAA
- a CDS encoding tetratricopeptide repeat protein, protein MNKKIIGCLFLLCSVFALGIDYRPNNIKVLEAKIAGEKDRDKVAPMVKEYNEEFNDYLNSIANNEELIFNLGDQYFKNNRYEAARNIFSKNVDSSRNLFGAGTTSRFLGDYNKAIDYYTESLSKEPLIPEAYLGRGLAYRNIGEYKKAIEDFNTYKSYYDNESVYLALGDIYMAMGNYGKARGILEVGRGKFPNSKEIQEMLITIYSK, encoded by the coding sequence GTGAATAAAAAAATAATTGGATGTTTATTTCTATTGTGTAGTGTATTTGCTTTAGGGATAGATTATAGACCTAATAATATTAAAGTTTTAGAAGCAAAAATCGCAGGAGAAAAAGATAGAGATAAAGTAGCTCCTATGGTAAAAGAATATAATGAAGAATTTAATGACTATTTAAATTCAATTGCTAATAATGAAGAGCTTATTTTTAATTTAGGTGACCAATATTTTAAAAATAATAGGTATGAAGCTGCAAGAAATATTTTTAGTAAAAATGTAGATAGTTCTAGAAATTTATTTGGAGCTGGAACAACATCTAGATTTTTAGGAGATTATAATAAAGCAATAGATTATTATACAGAATCTTTAAGTAAGGAGCCTTTAATACCAGAGGCTTATTTAGGTAGAGGTTTAGCATATAGAAATATAGGAGAGTATAAAAAAGCTATTGAAGATTTCAATACATACAAAAGTTACTATGACAATGAAAGTGTTTATTTAGCTTTAGGAGATATTTATATGGCCATGGGAAATTATGGAAAAGCTAGGGGGATTTTAGAAGTTGGAAGAGGAAAATTTCCTAATTCTAAGGAGATACAGGAGATGTTAATCACAATTTATTCTAAATAA